The nucleotide sequence aaacatatagagccaagaatactttatccagcaaggctctcattcagaatagagagctaaagagtttcccaaacaaaaactaaaggattttgtgaccactaaaccagtcctgaagaaatattaaaggggaccctTTCAGTGGGAGAGAAAGATCAATAGgaacaaagactagaaggaacagagaaaatctccagaaacactAACTTTACacgtaatacaatggcactaagtTCATATCTATCAAaaatcactctaaatgtaaatggactaaatgttccaatcaaaagatataggatataagaatggataaaaaaccgtctacatgctgcctacaaaggtgcattttagacctaaacacacttgcagattgaaagtgaggagatggagaacaaTTTATTATGCTAATgtacatcaaaagaaagccagagcagccttacttatatcagacaaactagttTTTAAGCCAAAGATTGTAACAATAAATGAAGAAGGGCACTTTTTCAAGATAAAAGGAACTGTCTGACAataagatctaacaattgtaattatttatgcACCCACATGgaagaagataaatatataaaaaatttaagaacatatataaagaaactaattgataataaaacagtaagagtaggggactttaacaccccactgataacaatggacagattaagcagaaaatcaaggcaacaatggctttgagtgaccacatggacttaacagatatatttagaacatttcatcctaaagcagtagaatacacatttttttcaagtgcaaatggaacattctccagaatagatcacatactggttcacaaatcaggcctcaacaagtacaaataattgagatcataccatgcatattttcagaccacaatgaaatgaaacttgaagtcaaccaaaagacaaaatttggaaagacctcaaatacatgaaggttaaagacatcctactaaacaatgaatgggttaaccaggaaattaaagaagtaaatacatgtaagaaaatgaaaatgaaaatgaaacatgatAGTCCAAAACTGTTAGGATGCAGTGAACATGGTCATAAGAGGGCAGTATATAGCtatccaggcctacctcaagatgCAAGATCTCAaaaacacaacctaaccttacacctgaaagagacagaaaaggaacagcaaataaagcccaaggCCAGCAGAGgtagggaaataataaagattagagcagaaataaatgatatactaacaaccgcccccccccccccagtagaacagatcaatgaaaataggatataacaaaaacaaacaaacaaaacagtatcacacatcaacaaaactaagaactggttcctagaaagagttaacaaaattgataaacccctagccagacttctcagaaataaaagagaaaggtcccaagtagataaaatcatgaatgaacaAGGAGGGATCACAAccaatatcacagaaatacaaacaattagaaaagattactatgccaaaaaactgggcaatctggaagaaacggacaaattcagAAActcataaactaccaaaactgaaacaggaagaaatagaaaatttgaacaaaaccctaaccagcaaagaaatggaatcagcaatcaaaaatctcccaacaaaaaaagTCCGGGGCTTTTTTTGCCAGcaaaattctaccagacatttaaaaagagttaatacctattcttctcaaagttttccaaaacagaaatagaaggaaaacttccaaattcattttataaggccagcattactttgattccaaaatcagacaaagaccctactaaaaaggagaatgacaaaccaatatccctgatgaacatggatacaaaaattctcaacaaggtattagcaaattgaatacaacagtacattaaaggaattattactcaccacaatcaagtgggatttattcctggactacAACacaaatcagtgtgatacaccatattaataaaagaaaggatacgaaccacatgatcctgtcaatagatgcagagaaattaTGTGACAAAATATGgcatccattctttttctttttaaaaaaaattttttttaacgtttatttatttttgagacagagagagacagagcatgaacgggggagggtcagagagagggagatacagactctgaaacaggctccaggctctgagctatcagcacagagcccgacgcggggcttgaactcacggaccacgagatcatgacctgagccgaagtcggccgcttaaccgactgagccacccaggcgccccaggcatccattcttgataaaagtcctcaacaaagtagggatcgATGGAACAATTGATTTATATCTTATTCATTCACACAGTTAAAGTAATGTGGAAATAGTTGTTTGTGTCATATGTTTCACAGACTTTGTGATTTCCAAGTTGAATAAGCTATGGTTTCCTATGCTCAGTGATATCATAAATAACAATCATGAAGGTAATAAGTGTCATTAAAAATAGATGCACAATGCAAAGGTTGGTGTAGGAATATATCAACGAAACAGGAATCAAAGCAGGCTTCCCAGATGAAGCAATATCTTAACTGAGTTTTGAAGGAAAAGTGAAAGGACAACAAAAGAGGACAAGGGAATTCCATGGAAAGTTACACAGTTTATAAAGTCCCAAAAGTGAAATACTTGAGAGCCATTTAATGTAactgatatattcaaagtgtgtAGATCGAATTAGGAATGGAAGGTCACTCCTGGATTGTCTCTTCCCTCACTGAGACCGCTTTATTAGGATCTTCGGTTGGATATGCCTCCTTTTCCTGACTGATAAATGCCAACAAATGAGGAAACACTCCAGTGTTGTATCACTCTCTTAATTTTTAAGCTTCATATATACAACATATCCAAATTCAGACATCTCCAATTAGATACCAATTCAGTGCttatgaaactaatattaattTTCATCAATAAACATACATGTTCCCCACATCATTAAATGGTACCACCTCCATGTCATTGCTCAGACAAGAAATATCACAGTGTCCTTCATGCTTTTCTTGTTCTCTTATCACATATTGATACCTTTAACACCCTTATTAACCCCCTTTAACATATATCACATTGgtctacctgggtggctctgtcacttgagtgtctgactcttgatttcagctcagatcatgatcccatgatcATGTGATTGACCCCTGTCAGACTCctcgctcagcatggagcttgctagagattctctctttctccttctgccccactcccccacttgtttactgtatctctctttaaaaaatttttttaaaggttttattcatttttgagacagagagacagagcatgaacgggggaggggcagagagagagggagacacagaatcggaagcaggctccaggctcccagccgtcagcccagagcccgacgcggggctcgaactcacggaccgagagatcgtgacctgagccgaagtcggacgcttaaccgactgagccacccaggcgcccctgtatctctctttaataaattaaattaaaaacacaaaatgaaatatttcacaaattttatcacttccctctcctcctccctttctctggcTCACTGCATTAGCCTCTTGCACGTTACTCCCTTTTCATTCTGGTCTCCATCAATTTGTTCTGATGCAGCTTAAAAATGATCCATTTTAAATCTGATTCTGATCACTCCACTGCTCACAACACTTATATGGATTCCAATCGCATAGTCACCACTTAATAAATCACAGTTCATCTTACAATAACAGGAACTATAATCTCCATTTCATAGGTGAACAGATTGAGGCTAAGGACTTCTAattaattttcccaaggtcacacatttgTAAGTGATAAAACCAGAATTGGAATCAAAGTTTGCTTTCTCTCAAAGTGATCTCACTTTTACTTAATAAAGGGAGTCacacaggggagcctggatggctaagttggttaagcatcccactttgcctcaggtcatgatcttgtagtttgtgagttcaatccctgtgtcaggctctgtgctgacagctcagagactggagcctgtttcagattctgtttctccctctttctctctgcccctctcccactgattctcattctctctctctctctctctctcactctcaaaaagaaataaacattaaaaatttttaaaaagctggggGAGTTACACAATTGCAAAGACTGGTTTCCACTATCTACTTTTAGTCTTACCTTGTAAAAGCAAGTTCACAATCTGAAGGAATGCTTTTTACTCATTCACAGCCAGCTGGATTTCCTCTGTCATCCAGTTTGACAGGAAAGGGCAAAAAGCTGCATTGTTACCTGaggacatattttatttcattcacctGTCTCTCCATTTTTTCCATGGAGTCTTATCTTTATTCAGAAGGTTGCTTTTATTTGCACTGTCGATTACTTCCTAGGAATTCCATGGtccacacagaaaaacaaaaattcatcaCATTAGGATaatttatcaaaaaaagaaaggaattgctATCCTTACATATGAAAAGTGGCAGCCAGTCCTTTCTCGGGTAGACTTTTCTCAAGTTACTTCTTTCCTACCAATTTCTAAATAGAAAAATGTCAATCAACTGCTTAGTGGTCCTCTTTCTATACTGTTGGTTTGGTCAGATTAGCTGACTTGATATTTTAGGGGACATTCTTGGGGTTccaggttggctcagtcagttaagcaactaactcttgattttagctcaggtcataatcttgcattTGTTGAGTTCGAGCTACATATCAGACTGTGTGATGAtggtgcggagactgcttgggattcttgctctccccctctctctgcccctcccatgatgtctctctctctctttctcgaaaaagaagtaaaaaatacttcaaatgaattttttaataaaaaaaaagacattcttgtGCTCTTCCTTCGGCAATGCATTAAGCCTAACAGAAATCTCCTTAAAAATGCGTATCAGTTGTTAAAAACATAGTATCTTCTTCCCAATATCATCACCGGAGATCACCCATAGATCACCGGACATTTTGTCTATTCTAACCATATTCCTCATTAATAATTAGGAAGTGTCCAAGACTGATTCTTGCTTATTAAATTCACTGGGAAtttccagaaaaaatatttaaaaatatctatataacATTACTAATAGGCCAAATCAGATAAATAGGGTCAGAAAGATatgacataaacaaaaaaaaatagcattagaACCATTATAAAACTACTGTCAAAGCACACtgggtggagggtccaaaacatcactatgagtaaggagataaagcaaccagagtcatgAAATCAGcccataacactctccaaaaaacacctcctgaagggccaggccctggacactatgTGACCCCTCTTTAATTTAGTAGTGTTCGCAGGTTCAGGACACAtagcaagcttttaaaacacataagggataGAAAACtagtcaaaatgatgaaatggaagaattctcctcagaagaaattccaggaagaaatgacagctaaaaattgatcaaaacagatatgaaCAATAcatctgatcaagaatttagaataatagtcataagattaattgctgggcttgaaaaaaatagaagacagcagagaatctattgctgcaaagatcaaagaactaaaaaatagtcatgatgaattaagaaatgtaaatgaagtGCAAAAGAAACCAGATGTGGTGACAATGAGGActaaagaggaagaggggagaataagtgaaatagaagataaaattatggaaaaagatgaagctgggaaaaagagagataaaaaaattctagaccaTGAAGGGataattaaagacctaagtgattcaacgaaacataaaaatatctgtatcataggagttccagaggaagaagagaaagaaaggagcagaaggtgttcttgaacaaatcatagctgagaacatccccaatctggggaaggaaacacacattgaaatctaggaggcacagagaaatccctTCAGATGTAACATGAATTGATactctgcatgacatatcatagtgaaactggaaaaatacaaacataaagagagaattctgaaagcagctagggacaaatgggccttaacctacaagtgtagacacataagggtagtagaagacctatctactgaaacttggcaggccagaagggggtagtaggaaatattcaatgtgctcaataggaaaaatatgcagccaagaatcctttatccagcaaggttgtcattcagaatagaaggagagataagagaaggagagagaaagattttcccagacacacaaaaactgaAGTTCATAACCACTAAGCtagtcctacaagagatcctaagggggactccaTGAGTAGAATGTTGCAAAGACTACAaaagaccagagacatcaccataaccatgaaacctacagataacacaatgacactaaatccatatctttcaataataatgctgaatgtaaatggaattatggTTCCAATCAAacgacatagggtatcagaatggattaaaaaaaccacattccatctatttgttgtctacaagagacccattttagacctgaggacaccttcaaattgaaagtgaTGGGATGgcgaaccatctatcatgctactggaagtcaaaacaaagctggatgagccatacttataccagacaaactagattttaaactaaaggctgtaacaagagatgaagaaaggcattatatcatacttatggggtctatccatcaagaagagttaacaataataaatgtttatgcacccaatttgagagcactcaaatatataaaacaatcacaaacataagcaatcttattgataagaatgtggtaattgcaggagactttaatattCCAATTAGCAATGGACAGATCCTCTAGGCACAGAATCAATCAAGAAACAAGGGCTcagaatgatacactggaccagatggatttgagagatatattcagaacttttcatccaaaagcagaagaatacacattctccttgagtgcacatggaatattctccaagatagaccacatgttgggtcacaaaacaaccctcaataaatataaaagaattgagaccataccatgcactttcagatcacagtgctatgaaacctgttatcaaccacaagaaaaagtttggaaaacctccaaatgcttgaaggttaaagaacatcctactaattaatgaatgggccaaccaggcaattgaagaagaaatttaaaaatacatggaaacaaatgaaaatgaaaccacagtctaaaccctttgggatgcatcaAAGTCAGCccaaagaggaaaatacattgcaatccaggactatctcaagaaacaagaaatatccaaaatacaaaatctaacagcacacctaaaggaaatagaagcataacaacaaagaaaccctaaggccagcagaagaagagaaataataaagactagagcagaaataaacaatatagaatccaaaaaaaagtagaagaggtcaatgaaactaagagctgattttttgaaaagatgaacaaaacccctagtcagacttctcaaaaagaagagagaggatccaaatagataaaattaccAATGAAATTGGACTTATcacaaccaacccctcagaaatacaaacattatcagagaatactatgaaaaattatatgtcaataaattggacaacctagaagacatggacaaattcctagatacctacactaccaaaactcaaatgggaagaaatagaaaatttgaacagacccagaaCTAGAGAAGaagttgaatcagttatcaaaaatctcccaagaaataagagtcccgGGCCAGATGTCTTcgcaggggaattctaccagacattgaaagcagagttaatacttatccttctcaacttgttccaaaaaagaaacagaaggaaagcttccagactcattctgtgaagccagcattaccttgattcccaaaccaaacAGAgtccccactaaaaaggagaattacaggccaatatccctgatgaaaatggacgcaaaaattctcaacaagatactagcaaatcgaattcaacagcatatcaccgtgatcaagtgggattcattcctggggtgcaggactggttcaatatttgcaaatcaatcaatgtgatacatcacattaataaaagaaaggataagaaccatatgatcctgtcaatagatgcagaaaaagcatctgacaaaattcagcatcctttcttaataaaaaccctcgagaaagtcgggatcaAAAGAACATACtgaaatatcataaaagccatttatgaaaagcccacagataatatcatcctcagtggggaaaaactgggagcttacccctgagatcaggaagatGACAGGGATGCCCGGTCTCACCACTGTTGATTAACTTAGTGTTGGAAGacctagcatcagtaatcaggcaacaaaatgaaataaaatgcatccaaattggcaaagaagaaatcaaactttcacttttcgccaacgacatgacactctacatggaaaacccgaaagactccaccaaaaggcccgtagaactgatgcatgaactcagcaaagtcacaggatacaatatcaatgtagagaaatcagttgcatttctatataccaataatgaagcaacagaaagagaaatcaagaaatcaatctgacTTACAATTGaccaaaaaccataaagtacctagcaataaacctaaccaaagatgtaaaagttctgtatgctgaaaaatatagaaaacttatgaaggaagttgaaaaagacacagagaaatggaaaaaaatactatgctcatggattggaagaataaatatcgttaaaatgtcaatattacccaaagcaatctacacattcagtgtaatcccaatcaaaattccactggcattcttctcaaagctagaacaaacaatcctaaaatttgtatgaaaccacaaaagaccccgaatagccaaagtaatgttgaaaaagaaaaccaaagcaggaggcatcacaatcctggactttagcctctactacaaagctgtaatcatcaagacggcatggtattggcacaaaaagaggcacataaaccaatggaatagaatagagactccagaaatagacccacaaatgtatggccaactaatctttgacaaagcaggaaagagtatctaatggaaaaagacagtctctctagCAAAgggggctgggaaaactggacaggaacatgcagaagaatgaaactagaccactttcttacaccaaacacaaaaataaactcaaaatggatgaaagacctaaatgtgagacaagaaaccatcaaaactctagagaagaaagcaggcagcaACCTCCTTGACCTCAACCACAGCAATTTATTGTTTGACAAGTCTCCAaatgcaagggaattaaaagcaaaaatgaagtattgggacatcatcaagataaaaagcttctgcactgcaaaggaaacaatcaactaaactaaaaggcaaccaacggaatgggaaaaggtatttgcaaatacatatcagataaaaggatcagtatccaaaatccataaataactcaccaaactcaacacccgaaatataagccagtgaagaaatgggcagaagacatgaatagacacttttccaaagaagacagccagatggccaacagacacatgaaaagatgctcaacgtcactcataatcaaggaaatacaaatcaacaccacactGAGACAGcatctcacactggtcagagtggctattAGCCTTAAGAAACAGATAAAGTGAATTCCTCTGGGGAAAGAGGAATAGAGACCGTGTTGAGAGGTGAGTAGgtaatttattcacattttatccCATTATGTAAGGTGTTCTCTTTTAGTATTCATTATTATCCATTACACAtcaatttttcttataaaaacaaaagtgttaCACAAAATACTTTGCAGATAAGGCAAGAGAAATTTACTGAACGAGACAGTCTACACATCATTAACATTATAATTagtataataaaaagaattaccTGAAATAACAAGAATATAACTAAAATATTACTAAgtatcataaaaaattaaaaaaacataagttGATTGAAAATTAGAGTAATCATATAAAAATTTACTAAATAATCATGTATTGTTGACACCTTGCTATGAAGGTATTGCACCTTTCTAAATGAAGCAATCTCCAAGGGATAATGGACTATAGATTCTACCAGGGAGGGAAATTGTTATTAAAGCACAATTATCCagttcatactttaaaaataattaagttctTTGAACAAGGGAACtcagaatcattttaaaaagacatctgCATTCTTATAAAATGGCCTCCAATGTCAGATAATTCTCTTCATGGTGGATAATGCATTTACACACCAACAGATAACACATTTCTCATCCAGAGCTTCTTCATAGCATTTGTCATCTCAGAATTTCTCAGAGTGTAGATCAGGGGGTTCAGCATGGGGGTTATGACTGTATAAAACACACTCACTGATTTGTCAATGGGGAAGGTCTTAGCAGGTCTCACGTACATGAAAATACATGGCACAAAGAAGAAGACCACCACAGTGATGTGGGAACCACAGGTCTGGAGGGCTTTCCGCCTCCCTTCCGGACTAAGGTTCTTTAGAGAGTGCAAGATGACACCATAAGAGATGAGCAAGAGCACAAACACAATTGTGCACATCATCCCTCCGTTGGCCACCACTAACAGGCCAATGACATACGTGTCAGTACAGGCAAGTCTCAGTAAGGGGTACATTTCACAGGTGAAATGATCAATGACATTGGGACCACAGAATGGGAGACTATAAATCGTGCTAACTTGAATGGCTGAATGCAGAAAACCTCCAACCCAGGACCCTACCAGGAGCACAACACACACCCACTGTCTCATGATAACCAAATAACGCAAGGGcttacagatggccacatagcggtcataggccatcaccAGCAGAAGAAAGACCTCTGATCCACCAAAAAAGTGCTCTACAAATAGCTGGGTCATACAAGATTGGAAGGATATGGTATTTTCCCCAAAGAACAAGTCTGAAATCAATCTGGGGGAAATGCAAGACGAATAAGTGACATCCATAAAAGATAAGTTAGCAAGAAACAAGTACATAGGGGAGCCCAGCGTCTTACTGACAGCTATAGTCACCACAATGAGCAGGTTGCCCACCACCGTCAAAATATAGAAGAGCAAGAATATAACAAACAGAAACTTCTGTTCCTTTCCATCCTGTGTGAGGCCCAGGAGGACAAAGAAAGTTACATTGTTCTTTGATTCCATCCAGTCTGTATAGGACCTGATTCACATATTAGATGTAGGTTTCCTAGAAAACAAGGagggaaacttaaatgcataagATTAATCTTTTATTgattcatcaattaaaaaaaagtagaagacgACCTGTTTGTGTGGAGTATTTCACTGGTGCTGTGATTCCCAAGTTAAATAAGCCATGGTTTCCTACACTCTGAAAGAGCATACATAATGATCACCAATGTAATAAGTGACACACAGTGTAGGAATATATCAATCAAAGAGCAATCAGTGAAGACATCCCAGAAGAAGCAATGCTTTAGCTGAGTTATCTAAAGCAAAAGTGGAAGGACAAAAAAGAGGACAAGAGAATTCCACGGAAAGGTGCACAGTTCTTAAAGTCACAAAAGTGAAAAACTTGAGAACCATATAAGGTAACTGGCATATTCCGTGAGGGGATGAAATTCGGAATGGAAGGTCACTGCCCTGGAGTGTCTCATCCCTCTTTATTAGGGTCTTTGGTTGGATATCCCCCTTTTCCTGACCAATATATGTGAAAGCATTCCACCCTTATGTCTccccttaatttttaaacttcacaTATGCAACATCTCTAACTCTGGACATCTCCAATAGGATATCAGTTCAGTACTTACAAaactaaatttttcatttttcaccatAAATCTAGTGTTCCACAATTCATTAAATGTCATTGCTCAGACAAGAAATATCACAGTGCCTTTATGTCTTTCCTATCTTCATGTCACATATTGATACCTTTAACAAATGCCATTAATGCCCTTTAAAACATATCACAAATTTGatcatttcccttccctccccacttctcctGACCCACTCCATTGGTTTCCTGCCACATCCCTCCCCTTGTACTCTAGCCTCCATCAGTACATTCTGCTCATGCAGCCCAATTGATCCTTTTTAAATCAGATTCTGATCTATCACTCCACTGCTCACAATGTCTACAGTGGATTCCAATCACACACTCAAAACTCAATGAATCACAGTTCATGTGACCATAAGATGAGCTATAATTCCCAGTtcacagatgaacaaactgaggctcagatcaACTAgttaattttcccaaggtcagccatttttaaatgaataaaccagAATCGGAATCAAAGTTTGCTTCATCTAAAGATGATCTCACTTTACATAATAAAGAGAGTCACACAATTGCAAAGGCTGGTTTCCACGACTTACTTTTAGTCTTAACTTGTGAAAGCAGGTCTACAATCTGAAGGAACGCTTTCTACTCATTCCCAGCAACCTGGATTTCTTCTGTCATCCAGTTTGACAAGAGAGGGCAAAAGCTGCCTTATTACTTGAGGATATATGTTATTTCATTCGGCTGTCTATCTGTTTTCTCCATAAGGTCTCCTGATTATTCAGAAGGTTGCTTTTAGATTTTAGACCACTTCCTAGGAATTCCATGGtccacagagaaaacaaaaatttatcaCATTAGGATAATATATCAAAAAGGTAGTGAACTAACTATCCTTACATGAGAAAAATAGCCACCAGCCATCTCCCATTTTTCTCAAGCAACTTCTTTGCCTCTaatttctaaacagaaaaataccaTTCAACAGCTTAGTCATCCTCACTCCATAGTGTTGGTTTGGTCAGATTAGCCGACTTGATATTTTAAAGAGACATGCTTGGGCTTCTCCTTAAGTAATGCTTTAAGCCTAACAGAAACGTCCTCAAACATGTGGATCAGTTGTTAAGAGCATAGCCTCTTCTTCCCCATGCAGGCAACCATCACTGGACATTTTATTCCTTCTAACCACATTCCTCATTAAGTCCCACAATTGGAAAGCTGCCAACACTGATTCTTGCTTAATTAAATTCACTGGGAATTTccacaaaatcttttaaaaatacctatataAAGATACTATTAGGCCAAATCACATAATGAGGGTCAGAAAGATGcgacataaacaaaacaaaacagacaaaacagttTTAGAACCATTGTAAGAAGACTACTGGCAGTCAAGAATAAAATTTCAAGCCAGTCATTTTGTTTTA is from Neofelis nebulosa isolate mNeoNeb1 chromosome 10, mNeoNeb1.pri, whole genome shotgun sequence and encodes:
- the LOC131488772 gene encoding olfactory receptor 4A47-like; protein product: MESKNNVTFFVLLGLTQDGKEQKFLFVIFLLFYILTVVGNLLIVVTIAVSKTLGSPMYLFLANLSFMDVTYSSCISPRLISDLFFGENTISFQSCMTQLFVEHFFGGSEVFLLLVMAYDRYVAICKPLRYLVIMRQWVCVVLLVGSWVGGFLHSAIQVSTIYSLPFCGPNVIDHFTCEMYPLLRLACTDTYVIGLLVVANGGMMCTIVFVLLLISYGVILHSLKNLSPEGRRKALQTCGSHITVVVFFFVPCIFMYVRPAKTFPIDKSVSVFYTVITPMLNPLIYTLRNSEMTNAMKKLWMRNVLSVGV